In Lepisosteus oculatus isolate fLepOcu1 chromosome 17, fLepOcu1.hap2, whole genome shotgun sequence, a genomic segment contains:
- the zgc:172136 gene encoding FERM domain-containing protein 6 isoform X2, giving the protein MSKQEQSVCVLLPNKEQLDITIGVKAIGQDLFGRVCELLKVKNLHFFGLSIVKDNELVFMDLEQKLTKYFPKEWKKDSSKGSTCPDLPLVTCLQVQYYIENGRLLSDRKAGHLYYCDLRDRVLRSECRHKEEVYFLLAAYALQADLGDYQTEGHVGEYFKPQDYFPSWIIARRGCDYILKHAPKIHREQKGLLTKEAILLFVRESCLLEDVPVHFYRLRKDKKEKHGSIILGLTLRGMHIYQELNRVRQLLYDFPWSNVGRLTFLGKKFEIQPDGLPSARKLVYYTGSPFRSRHLLQHLSNGHRLYLNIQPVLKHIRKIEETEDKKRYRESYISDTLEVDLEPLGPVADGSPRFPRRSCSGSSRGSSGIEADARQRTSVEMSVDEPFSLPPAHSAMKSFSSAISHGSSHTSGIETGSKTRADDDWQDDEVELAVDEPEEVSVDDPEEMLQFLANQEQSWKGV; this is encoded by the exons ATGAGCAAGCAGGAGCaaagtgtgtgtgtcttgttGCCTAACAAAGAGCAGCTTGACATCACCATTGGG GTGAAGGCGATAGGGCAGGATTTGTTTGGTCGTGTTTGCGAGCTTCTGAAAGTCAAGAACCTTCACTTCTTTGGGCTCAGCATCGTGAAAG ACAATGAACTTGTATTCATGGACTTGGAGCAAAAGCTGACCAAGTATTTCCCCAAAGAATGGAAGAAAGACTCTAGCAAG GGCTCTACCTGTCCCGACTTGCCTCTAGTCACCTGCCTGCAGGTACAATATTACATAGAGAATGGAAGACTCTTAAg TGACAGGAAGGCCGGACACCTATACTACTGTGATCTACGAGATCGAGTGCTGAGATCGGAGTGTAGACACAAAGAGGAGGTATATTTCCTGTTAGCAGCGTATGCTCTGCAGGCTGATCTAGGGGACTACCAAACCGAGGGGCATGTGGGAGAGTACTTCAAGCCACAGGACTACTTCCCTTCATGG ATCATTGCCAGAAGAGGCTGTGACTACATCCTGAAGCATGCGCCCAAGATCCACAGGGAGCAGAAGGGGCTGTTGACCAAGGAGGCCATTCTTCTGTTTGTCAGGGAGTCCTGCCTGCTGGAGGACGTGCCTGTGCACTTCTACAGGCTGCGTAAG GACAAGAAGGAGAAGCATGGCTCTATCATCCTGGGGCTGACCCTGCGAGGAATGCACATTTATCAG GAGCTGAACCGTGTACGTCAGCTGCTGTACGATTTCCCGTGGTCTAACGTTGGCAGGCTGACGTTTCTG GGTAAAAAGTTTGAAATCCAGCCGGATGGGCTGCCATCAGCCCGAAAGCTTGTGTATTACACTGGCTCCCCTTTCCGGTCCAGGCATCTGCTGCAGCACCTCAGTAACGGTCACCGGCTGTACCTCAACATCCAGCCGGTACTCAAACACATCCGCAAGATCGAAGAGACTGAGG ATAAGAAGCGATACCGCGAGTCCTACATCAGCGACACCCTGGAAGTGGACCTGGAGCCCCTTGGCCCGGTCGCGGACGGCAGCCCCCGCTTCCCGCGCCGCTCCTGCTCCGGCAGCAGCCGCGGGAGCTCCGGCATCGAGGCCGACGCCCGGCAGCGCACGTCTGTGGAGATGTCGGTGGACGAACCCTTCTCCCTGCCCCCCGCGCACTCCGCCATGAAGTCCTTCAGCTCGGCCATCAGCCACGGCAGCTCGCACACCTCCGGCATCGAGACCGGCAGCAAGACCCGCGCCGATGATGACTGGCAGGATGACG AGGTGGAGCTGGCTGTGGATGAGCCTGAAGAGGTGTCTGTGGATGACCCAGAAGAAATGTTGCAGTTCTTGGCCAATCAAGAACAGAGCTGGAAGG GCGTCTAA
- the zgc:172136 gene encoding FERM domain-containing protein 6 isoform X1, producing the protein MSKQEQSVCVLLPNKEQLDITIGVKAIGQDLFGRVCELLKVKNLHFFGLSIVKDNELVFMDLEQKLTKYFPKEWKKDSSKGSTCPDLPLVTCLQVQYYIENGRLLSDRKAGHLYYCDLRDRVLRSECRHKEEVYFLLAAYALQADLGDYQTEGHVGEYFKPQDYFPSWIIARRGCDYILKHAPKIHREQKGLLTKEAILLFVRESCLLEDVPVHFYRLRKDKKEKHGSIILGLTLRGMHIYQELNRVRQLLYDFPWSNVGRLTFLGKKFEIQPDGLPSARKLVYYTGSPFRSRHLLQHLSNGHRLYLNIQPVLKHIRKIEETEDKKRYRESYISDTLEVDLEPLGPVADGSPRFPRRSCSGSSRGSSGIEADARQRTSVEMSVDEPFSLPPAHSAMKSFSSAISHGSSHTSGIETGSKTRADDDWQDDEVELAVDEPEEVSVDDPEEMLQFLANQEQSWKDVTIQPVSSIETRVRLRNIDSLEQASKRKGRSCTDRHSQSLDDVRLYSPPAPLGAGLHTDTSQSYTFGLCAPDPEDQYCYTYCTSEGQTKPSFYGKRSMNCLSLDLLGNEQLLEFML; encoded by the exons ATGAGCAAGCAGGAGCaaagtgtgtgtgtcttgttGCCTAACAAAGAGCAGCTTGACATCACCATTGGG GTGAAGGCGATAGGGCAGGATTTGTTTGGTCGTGTTTGCGAGCTTCTGAAAGTCAAGAACCTTCACTTCTTTGGGCTCAGCATCGTGAAAG ACAATGAACTTGTATTCATGGACTTGGAGCAAAAGCTGACCAAGTATTTCCCCAAAGAATGGAAGAAAGACTCTAGCAAG GGCTCTACCTGTCCCGACTTGCCTCTAGTCACCTGCCTGCAGGTACAATATTACATAGAGAATGGAAGACTCTTAAg TGACAGGAAGGCCGGACACCTATACTACTGTGATCTACGAGATCGAGTGCTGAGATCGGAGTGTAGACACAAAGAGGAGGTATATTTCCTGTTAGCAGCGTATGCTCTGCAGGCTGATCTAGGGGACTACCAAACCGAGGGGCATGTGGGAGAGTACTTCAAGCCACAGGACTACTTCCCTTCATGG ATCATTGCCAGAAGAGGCTGTGACTACATCCTGAAGCATGCGCCCAAGATCCACAGGGAGCAGAAGGGGCTGTTGACCAAGGAGGCCATTCTTCTGTTTGTCAGGGAGTCCTGCCTGCTGGAGGACGTGCCTGTGCACTTCTACAGGCTGCGTAAG GACAAGAAGGAGAAGCATGGCTCTATCATCCTGGGGCTGACCCTGCGAGGAATGCACATTTATCAG GAGCTGAACCGTGTACGTCAGCTGCTGTACGATTTCCCGTGGTCTAACGTTGGCAGGCTGACGTTTCTG GGTAAAAAGTTTGAAATCCAGCCGGATGGGCTGCCATCAGCCCGAAAGCTTGTGTATTACACTGGCTCCCCTTTCCGGTCCAGGCATCTGCTGCAGCACCTCAGTAACGGTCACCGGCTGTACCTCAACATCCAGCCGGTACTCAAACACATCCGCAAGATCGAAGAGACTGAGG ATAAGAAGCGATACCGCGAGTCCTACATCAGCGACACCCTGGAAGTGGACCTGGAGCCCCTTGGCCCGGTCGCGGACGGCAGCCCCCGCTTCCCGCGCCGCTCCTGCTCCGGCAGCAGCCGCGGGAGCTCCGGCATCGAGGCCGACGCCCGGCAGCGCACGTCTGTGGAGATGTCGGTGGACGAACCCTTCTCCCTGCCCCCCGCGCACTCCGCCATGAAGTCCTTCAGCTCGGCCATCAGCCACGGCAGCTCGCACACCTCCGGCATCGAGACCGGCAGCAAGACCCGCGCCGATGATGACTGGCAGGATGACG AGGTGGAGCTGGCTGTGGATGAGCCTGAAGAGGTGTCTGTGGATGACCCAGAAGAAATGTTGCAGTTCTTGGCCAATCAAGAACAGAGCTGGAAGG ATGTCACTATCCAGCCTGTGAGCTCAATAGAAACGCGAGTGAGACTACGTAACATAGACTCCCTTGAACAG GCGTCTAAGCGGAAAGGTCGGAGCTGTACAGACCGGCACAGCCAGAGCCTGGATGACGTGCGTCTGTATTCGCCACCAGCCCCACTAGGCGCTGGCCTGCACACAGATACGTCTCAGAGCTACACCTTCGGTCTGTGCGCGCCTGACCCAGAGGACCAGTACTGCTACACATACTGCACCAGTGAGGGCCAGACTAAACCATCCTTCTATGGCAAGAGGTCCATGAACTGCCTCTCCCTGGACCTATTGGGGAACGAACAGCTGCTGGAGTTCATGCTGTAA